One genomic region from Lineus longissimus chromosome 6, tnLinLong1.2, whole genome shotgun sequence encodes:
- the LOC135489803 gene encoding conotoxin ArMKLT2-032-like gives MKFTCVLLVVVLAFACVATESTENQFDEELNIAFQKRRQCAEVGYFCYAHSQCCRAGVQSVSSCSWQFKCDEAGYGK, from the exons ATGAAGTTCACCTGTGTGTTACTGGTTGTAGTGTTGGCCTTTGCGTGTGTAGCAA CCGAGTCgactgaaaatcaatttgatgagGAATTGAATATCGCCTTCCAAAAACGGAG ACAATGTGCTGAGGTAGGATACTTCTGCTATGCCCACAGCCAATGCTGTCGTGCCGGGGTACAGTCGGTCAGCTCATGCAGCTGGCAATTCAAATGCGATGAGGCTGGTTATGGAAAATAA
- the LOC135490039 gene encoding conotoxin ArMKLT2-032-like: protein MKFTCVLLVVVLAFACVATESTENQFDEELNIAFQKRRQCAEVGYFCYAHSQCCRAGVQSVSSCSWQFKCDEAGYGK, encoded by the exons ATGAAGTTCACCTGTGTGTTACTAGTTGTAGTGTTGGCCTTTGCGTGTGTAGCAA CCGAGTCgactgaaaatcaatttgatgagGAATTGAATATCGCCTTCCAAAAACGGAG ACAATGTGCTGAGGTAGGATACTTCTGCTATGCCCACAGCCAATGCTGTCGTGCCGGGGTACAGTCGGTCAGCTCATGCAGCTGGCAATTCAAATGCGATGAGGCTGGTTATGGAAAATAA